A single region of the Halorussus gelatinilyticus genome encodes:
- a CDS encoding GNAT family N-acetyltransferase, with product MSGPRFLDGDRVTLHVPTEDDVAFLLENENDPAVRRTRSASSPTGPEEVRRCLGGTLGRSDDTLALVTRVGGDRVGLVYLIREKPNDDVYGRAELAYWVAPGAQGNGYATDAARTVVEHGFDRLGFTRSPRRRSPTTRPRSASWRRSGSRRRASSATRRSWTTSTGTSFGTDCWPTRTVPAD from the coding sequence GTGTCCGGCCCGAGATTCCTCGACGGTGACCGCGTCACGTTGCACGTTCCGACGGAGGACGACGTCGCGTTCCTCCTCGAAAACGAGAACGACCCCGCAGTGCGCCGCACCCGGAGCGCCAGTTCGCCGACGGGTCCCGAGGAGGTCCGGCGGTGCCTCGGCGGTACGCTGGGCCGTTCCGACGACACGCTCGCGCTGGTGACGCGCGTCGGCGGCGACCGCGTCGGTCTCGTCTACCTCATCCGCGAGAAGCCGAACGACGACGTGTACGGGCGGGCCGAACTCGCCTACTGGGTCGCACCCGGCGCGCAGGGCAACGGCTACGCCACCGACGCGGCGCGGACGGTCGTCGAGCACGGCTTCGACCGCCTCGGCTTCACAAGGTCACCGCGAAGGCGTTCGCCGACAACGAGGCCTCGAAGCGCGTCTTGGAGAAGGTCGGGTTCACGGAGGAGGGCGTCTTCCGCGACGAGGCGTTCGTGGACGACGAGTACCGGGACGTCGTTCGGTACGGACTGCTGGCCGACGCGTACCGTTCCGGCGGACTAG
- a CDS encoding valine--tRNA ligase, with translation MTDVPDSYDPEEVEPKWQDEWRGSEVYNPDGEPDYVVDTPPPYPTGQLHLGHALGWSYMDFAARFHRLLGDEVLFPQGWDCHGLPTEVKVEEEEDIHRTDVPREEFRDLCVEYTERRIDGMKETMQSLGFSQDWSAEYRTMDADYWEKTQRSFVEMADGEGDDSYVYRDEHPVNWCPRCETAIADAEVENIDREGTLHYVTFPGVENDDIEIATTRPELLAACVGMAVSPDDERYEDRIGDTFEVPLFGQEVELIADDDVDGDFGTGAVMICTFGDKQDVDWWAEHDLDLRPVFTEDGRLNEIAGEYEGMAIADAKEAIAEDLDEAGYLEDTEPTDQSVGACWRCDTPIEILSKEQWFVEVRQDEILEKAEQVEWIPDHMYDRLEDWTEGMEWDWVISRQRVFATPIPAWFCGNDDCDHVHVAGIEELPLDPTDTDPEIGECPECGASDWEGETDVMDTWMDSSISPMHVQGWPDAEFTPTTLREQGHDIIRTWAFYTLLRVTALEDEIPWEESLVNGMVFGDDGHKMSKSRGNAVGPEEAIEEYSADSVRQALALGGQPGSDIQFQWKEVKSASRFLTKFWNIFQFSAEHLDEETPDIGAPAYRDADKWILTKLSRTVESVEADMEAYRFDAALRKLREFVWNDLADDYLELVKGRLYEGRPGERDAARKALYTAVSASVRMLSPFSPHFAEELYDHLPGTEGSVHAASWPDVEFSDPEAEERGDLIAEVASEIRAWKSDAGMALNAELDRIEVYSDLGRGWDTYDLSEAVNAPVYLEAGQPSVELVPVGVDPDHSTIGPQFRDKAGQVVGALESADLNQLKNQKEIEGEITLTVDGEEVTIDGDAVEIEEEYRAESGEEVEVLETDHATALVFP, from the coding sequence ATGACAGACGTTCCCGACAGTTACGACCCCGAGGAAGTCGAACCGAAGTGGCAAGACGAGTGGCGCGGCTCCGAGGTCTACAACCCCGACGGCGAACCGGACTACGTCGTAGACACGCCGCCGCCGTACCCGACCGGCCAACTCCACCTCGGTCACGCGCTGGGCTGGAGTTACATGGACTTCGCCGCGCGGTTCCACCGACTGCTGGGCGACGAGGTGCTCTTCCCGCAGGGCTGGGACTGCCACGGCCTGCCGACCGAAGTGAAGGTCGAGGAAGAAGAGGACATCCACCGGACCGACGTGCCCCGCGAGGAGTTCCGGGACCTCTGCGTCGAGTACACCGAGCGCCGCATCGACGGGATGAAGGAGACGATGCAGTCGCTGGGCTTCTCGCAGGACTGGTCGGCGGAGTACCGCACGATGGACGCCGACTACTGGGAGAAGACCCAGCGGTCGTTCGTGGAGATGGCCGACGGCGAGGGCGACGACAGCTACGTCTACCGCGACGAACACCCCGTCAACTGGTGCCCGCGGTGCGAGACCGCCATCGCGGACGCCGAAGTCGAGAACATCGACCGCGAGGGGACGCTCCACTACGTCACCTTCCCCGGCGTCGAGAACGACGACATCGAAATCGCCACGACGCGGCCCGAACTGCTCGCGGCCTGCGTCGGCATGGCGGTCAGTCCCGACGACGAGCGCTACGAGGACCGCATCGGCGACACCTTCGAGGTTCCGCTGTTCGGCCAGGAGGTCGAACTCATCGCCGACGACGACGTTGACGGCGACTTCGGGACCGGCGCGGTCATGATATGCACGTTCGGCGACAAGCAGGACGTGGACTGGTGGGCCGAACACGACCTCGACCTGCGTCCCGTCTTCACCGAGGACGGTCGCCTCAACGAAATCGCCGGGGAGTACGAGGGCATGGCCATCGCGGACGCCAAGGAGGCCATCGCCGAGGACTTGGACGAGGCGGGCTACCTCGAAGACACCGAACCCACCGACCAGTCGGTCGGCGCGTGCTGGCGGTGCGACACGCCCATCGAAATCCTGAGCAAGGAGCAGTGGTTCGTGGAGGTCCGACAGGACGAGATTCTGGAGAAGGCCGAACAGGTCGAGTGGATTCCCGACCACATGTACGACCGCCTCGAAGACTGGACCGAGGGGATGGAGTGGGACTGGGTCATCTCCCGCCAGCGCGTGTTCGCCACGCCCATCCCGGCGTGGTTCTGCGGGAACGACGACTGCGACCACGTCCACGTCGCCGGAATCGAGGAACTCCCGCTCGACCCGACCGACACCGACCCCGAAATCGGCGAGTGTCCCGAGTGTGGCGCGAGCGACTGGGAGGGCGAGACCGACGTGATGGACACGTGGATGGACTCCTCGATTTCGCCGATGCACGTCCAGGGCTGGCCGGACGCGGAGTTCACCCCGACCACGCTCCGCGAGCAGGGCCACGACATCATCCGGACGTGGGCGTTCTACACCCTCCTGCGGGTCACCGCGCTCGAAGACGAGATTCCGTGGGAGGAGTCGCTGGTCAACGGAATGGTCTTCGGCGACGACGGCCACAAGATGAGCAAGTCGCGGGGCAACGCCGTGGGGCCGGAGGAGGCCATCGAGGAGTACAGCGCCGACTCGGTTCGACAGGCGCTCGCGCTCGGCGGCCAGCCCGGTAGCGACATCCAGTTCCAGTGGAAGGAGGTCAAGTCCGCCTCCCGGTTCCTCACGAAGTTCTGGAACATCTTCCAGTTCTCGGCGGAACACCTCGACGAGGAGACGCCCGACATCGGCGCGCCGGCGTACCGCGACGCCGACAAGTGGATTCTGACGAAGCTCTCGCGGACCGTCGAGTCGGTCGAGGCCGACATGGAGGCGTATCGGTTCGACGCCGCGCTCCGCAAACTCCGGGAGTTCGTCTGGAACGACCTCGCCGACGACTACCTCGAACTCGTGAAGGGCCGCCTCTACGAGGGTCGGCCCGGCGAGCGCGACGCCGCCCGGAAGGCGCTGTACACTGCGGTCTCGGCGTCGGTCCGGATGCTCTCGCCGTTCTCGCCTCACTTCGCCGAGGAACTCTACGACCACCTCCCCGGCACCGAGGGGAGCGTCCACGCCGCCTCGTGGCCCGACGTCGAGTTCTCGGACCCCGAGGCCGAGGAGCGGGGCGACCTCATCGCGGAGGTCGCCAGCGAGATTCGCGCGTGGAAGTCCGACGCCGGCATGGCGCTCAACGCCGAACTCGACCGCATCGAGGTCTACTCCGACCTCGGTCGCGGATGGGACACCTACGACCTGAGCGAGGCGGTCAACGCGCCGGTGTACCTCGAAGCGGGCCAGCCGAGCGTCGAACTCGTCCCGGTCGGCGTGGACCCCGACCACAGCACCATCGGCCCGCAGTTCCGCGACAAGGCCGGACAGGTCGTCGGCGCGCTCGAATCGGCCGACCTGAACCAACTCAAGAACCAGAAGGAGATCGAGGGCGAGATTACGCTCACGGTGGACGGCGAGGAGGTCACCATCGACGGCGACGCCGTGGAAATCGAAGAGGAGTACCGCGCCGAAAGCGGCGAAGAGGTCGAAGTGCTGGAGACCGACCACGCGACCGCGCTGGTGTTCCCCTGA
- a CDS encoding DoxX family protein, with translation MTTNATTPESSNTFESTIGGYTVHGKAHSLSAWFVLSLRLMMGYAFAYSGFTKLTAAEPFAAGGYLANVAATNGNPLADLFAWMGSTPWFVEFANVAVPWGELFIGLGLLVGALTRLAAFFGALMMLMFYFGNWDVAHGVINGDFAYMLVFLSVAAFGAGRILGLDAIIEQYDLGGETLVERYPVLAYLLG, from the coding sequence ATGACTACAAACGCCACGACACCGGAATCTAGCAACACCTTCGAGAGCACTATCGGCGGTTACACCGTCCACGGGAAGGCCCACAGCCTGAGCGCGTGGTTCGTTCTCTCGCTCCGCCTGATGATGGGCTACGCCTTCGCGTACTCCGGATTCACGAAGCTCACCGCCGCCGAACCGTTCGCCGCTGGCGGCTACCTCGCCAACGTCGCGGCGACCAACGGCAACCCGCTCGCGGACCTGTTCGCGTGGATGGGTTCGACGCCGTGGTTCGTGGAGTTCGCCAACGTCGCGGTCCCGTGGGGCGAACTGTTCATCGGTCTCGGCCTGCTGGTCGGCGCGCTGACCCGCCTCGCGGCGTTCTTCGGTGCGCTCATGATGCTGATGTTCTACTTCGGCAACTGGGACGTCGCCCACGGCGTCATCAACGGGGATTTCGCGTACATGCTCGTCTTCCTCTCGGTCGCGGCGTTCGGCGCGGGCCGCATCCTCGGACTGGACGCTATCATCGAGCAGTACGACCTCGGCGGCGAAACGCTGGTGGAACGCTACCCCGTGCTGGCGTACCTCCTCGGATAG
- the gnd gene encoding phosphogluconate dehydrogenase (NAD(+)-dependent, decarboxylating) has protein sequence MQLGVIGLGRMGRIVVDRVLDAGHDVVAFDLDEAAVASAADAGATPADSVVDLAEKLGDEKRIWLMVPAGEAVDAALDDLEDHLTDEDVVVDGGNSHFEDSTRRAEETPAAYLDCGTSGGPAGAELGFSLMVGGPEWAYEELTPVFDAVATGPAGHDRMGPAGSGHYVKMVHNGVEYALMQAYGEGFELLAEGRYDLDLEAVARTWNNGAVIRSWLLELCEEAFREEGTDLGDVDDYVAGGSTGTWTVREALEQEVPVPLIYQALGERFGSRAAEDGRFSRRLANRLRYGFGRHEVARREK, from the coding sequence ATGCAACTGGGCGTCATCGGACTTGGCCGGATGGGCCGCATCGTCGTGGACCGAGTACTCGACGCGGGCCACGACGTGGTGGCCTTCGACTTGGACGAGGCGGCCGTCGCTTCCGCCGCCGACGCGGGCGCGACCCCCGCCGACTCGGTGGTAGACCTCGCGGAAAAACTCGGCGACGAGAAGCGCATCTGGCTGATGGTCCCCGCGGGCGAGGCGGTGGACGCCGCGCTGGACGACCTCGAAGACCACCTGACCGACGAGGACGTGGTGGTGGACGGCGGTAACTCCCACTTCGAGGACTCGACGCGCCGGGCCGAGGAGACCCCGGCGGCGTACCTCGACTGCGGGACCTCCGGCGGGCCGGCGGGCGCGGAACTCGGGTTCTCGCTGATGGTCGGCGGGCCGGAGTGGGCCTACGAGGAACTGACGCCGGTCTTCGACGCGGTGGCGACCGGACCGGCGGGCCACGACCGGATGGGTCCCGCCGGGTCGGGACACTACGTCAAGATGGTCCACAACGGCGTGGAGTACGCGCTGATGCAGGCCTACGGCGAGGGCTTCGAGTTGCTCGCGGAGGGTCGATACGACCTCGACCTCGAAGCGGTCGCCCGGACGTGGAACAACGGCGCGGTCATCCGGTCGTGGCTCCTCGAACTCTGCGAGGAGGCGTTCCGCGAGGAGGGTACCGACCTCGGCGACGTGGACGACTACGTGGCCGGCGGCTCCACGGGGACGTGGACCGTCCGAGAGGCGCTGGAACAGGAGGTGCCGGTCCCGCTCATCTATCAGGCGCTCGGCGAGCGGTTCGGCTCTCGCGCCGCCGAGGACGGTCGGTTCTCTCGGCGACTGGCGAATCGGCTCCGCTACGGGTTCGGCCGTCACGAGGTCGCGCGCCGCGAGAAGTAG
- a CDS encoding twin-arginine translocation signal domain-containing protein produces MSENNSSLNRRRFLKQTTATGALAIGATANVTAKETANVERLDSETLQSELAAHGDDLAQMLRAEGVLASMAALENPRRTEAKDETEQVVGEAQVEDGFLTVHVEPESNRAFGTLWSEDTVTFYDPQDGVTTQDVDTMSHNCWCSDYSCSSEYDYQKCYQNGDTFYGRCNCF; encoded by the coding sequence ATGAGCGAAAACAACTCGAGCCTGAACCGGCGTCGATTCCTCAAGCAGACGACCGCGACCGGTGCGCTCGCCATCGGTGCGACCGCGAACGTCACCGCGAAAGAGACCGCCAACGTCGAGCGACTCGACTCCGAGACGCTCCAGTCGGAACTGGCCGCTCACGGGGACGACCTCGCGCAGATGCTCCGTGCGGAGGGCGTCCTCGCGTCGATGGCCGCACTGGAGAACCCCCGCCGGACCGAGGCGAAAGACGAGACCGAGCAGGTCGTCGGCGAGGCGCAGGTCGAGGACGGCTTCCTCACCGTCCACGTCGAACCCGAGTCGAACCGCGCCTTCGGTACCCTCTGGTCGGAGGACACCGTCACGTTCTACGACCCGCAGGACGGCGTGACTACCCAGGACGTGGACACGATGAGCCACAACTGTTGGTGTAGCGACTATTCCTGTAGCTCGGAGTACGACTACCAGAAGTGCTACCAGAACGGGGACACGTTCTACGGTCGCTGTAACTGCTTCTGA